caaagagttgaggacgcaactgagcgactaaaccaccaccaagggaacagatgaatgaatcaacaaacaaaagaaactataagcaagctcgaaagaaaaatgaatgggaAGAAGTTACTTTGCAAAGTGCTCGACAAAGGGTTAGTGATCATCTTACATAAAGAGCTGCTGCAAATTAATTCCCTCCCCCAATCCCCcaataaaaacaggaaataggAAACTGAGAAAAAGACACAGCAGAGTAAACCGAAATGGCCAGTCAAGCTCCCTGGTGATCCTGTACCAGGAGCTGGGGCACACTTGAGTTTCCCAAAGCCCCTGACCACCTTTAGGTGGTGAGATCCCTTTCTTCATGCCTTGCTACATTTTTCAGATTCCCTACAATTACTGCATATTACTTCTGTTGTGGGGGAGCCAGGTCTTCCTTTGTTTTCAAGGACAGGCAGAGACTCTGGCCAGCACCCTTAGGTCCCAGCTTGGCTCTCCAGGCACTGGCCTGCATCCCAGGTTTCCCTTTTGTGCCTACGTGCCATGCTGGAAGACCCACTCAGATGACGCACTCGGCTCAGGCCCACAACCTCCATCCCAGGGGGAGTGATACCCTCTGCCAGCCCCCAGGGAATGCAAGCAGATGCAGTATGAACTGCCCACAGGGATTCAGACAGTGGGTCTGCAGGTTAGTGGGAGTCAGGGGAACACGAATCTTGTAGAACCAGCTCCAAGTGGACCGGCTGCTCCCAACTGCATCCAGTGTGGAAGGGTGCTTCATGAGACATCGGGCACCTCCCGGGACCCACTTACTGGCCAGGTGAAGAAGGCGGTTATAGTCTGACACATGTGGCTTGGGTTTTGGCACGGGGTCCCACTCTTCCAGCAGGGTGGCTGGAGCCTTGGGCTTTGCCAGTCGGATGATCCTCGAACTGGGAATGGCCATCTGGGCTGCCCTGGACACTTGGGACACCTAGAAACAGAGTTAGAGGGAAAGAGTAAAGCAGCCTGAGCTGTTTCACACACCCCTGGGTCAAAAGATCCCGTAAGCAACGCTGAAAGACAAAAGACTGGCTAGGAAGTTAGACTGCAGTGTGTTCAGCAaaggattcagatcagatcagtcgctcagtcgtgtccgactctttgcgaccccatgaatcgcagcacgccaggcctccctgtccatcaccaactcccagagttcacccagactcacgtccattgagtcagtgatgccatccagccatttcatcctctgtcatccccttctcctcctgccaccaatccctcccagcatcagagtcttttccaatgagtcaactcttcgcatgaggtggccaaagcactggagtttcagctttagcatcattccttccaaagaaatcccagggctgatctccttcagaatggactggttggatctccttgcagtccaaaggattctcaagagtcttctccaacaccacagttcaaaagcatcaattcttcggtgctcagcctcctcacagtccaactctcacatccatacatgaccacaggaaaaaccatagccttgactagacggatctttgttggcaaagtaatgtctctgctttcgaatatgctatctaggttggtcataactttccttccaaggagtaagcatcttttaatttcatggcaaaggATTAGTAGCCATCACATATAAAGAGGTTCTCTAAGCCAATAACATGAAAAATCAGTAGGAAATAGCTAATCATGAAGGAAAGTAAGCCCAAAGGATCAATAATCCTTTCTGTGcaccagggaaatgtaaattaaaacagcaaaatatcactccatgccaacaaatttgacaaAAGTGACCAAGTCTGGCTTTATCCAGCCCTGGCAGGAAGGTGGGAGGACAGAGACCCGATGAATGGCTGGTAGGAGGGTAAATTGCGCAAGCACTTTGTGtgaaacatttaacattttacaGAAGCTCTCCACTGGGTGCACCCTGCTGGGTACTGCCCAGAGGCAGAGGATTGGCTGAAATGATCCTTAGGGCCATCATTAAAATGTGTGTCTCTTTCCTCCTGAACTTGTGCTGCTTAGAAATTACATATACTACTCGTACCAAAGACATCCTGGTGTTTACAATTTTATGTCCCTCTCAACCACCCATTCCATCCCCActcctttcttcccctccttctctcccccatCAATGGTCCACACAGCTCCAGTCACCAGCTGAGGTGGATAAATCAGCCTGCAGTCCTACCCTCAGGGGACCGCCAGCCTGGAGGGGTGACAGGCAGGGAAAATTCATTCATCCACACATTCAAATAATATTGATGACCACTCCATGCCCTGTGCATGCCAGGGCCGGAGACCTGTTGAGGGACCTTCATTTAGTCCCCCAGGAGGCACAAGGGAGAGTAAGGGTGGAGAAGGGCCTATCTTGCCAGCTTTCTCAGGCACTGGGGAGCCACAGAGGGTGCTGGAGCATAAAAGGGCTTAAAGGCTGAACCAGCAGAGGCAGGGCGGGGGGTCGGGAAAACAGCAGGTACACCTGCTGGGAAAAGCTGAGGCCAGACTCTCCTCTGGATCCTTGTCCAATCCAACTGACTGTGAAGCCTTCTTTGAGACAACCGGGGAAATGGAACATGGATTGGGGATTTGAACACTAAGGTATTATTGTTAAATTCTTCTAGTTGGACCATTGTTGGTatgtttattactttatttttatttttttatctttttgagagttgtgagttagctttatttggggcaaaatgaggactgcagcccaaaGGATAGCTCTGAAAAACTGTTCCCCATTGTTGGTATGGTTTTAAACCATCACAAACCGTGTGATGTCTGAATTCAGttgtaaaattcttcaagttagGAGCGGGTGGGGAGGGTTGGTCTATCAAACAACCACACAAAAACACCCAGGGACAAGCTCTTCAATGTATGTTAAACCACATGgcccaggacttcccaggtggtccaggggttaagactccccCTTCTAatgcaggtggctcagatggtaaaagaatctgcctacaatgcaggagacctggcttcgatccttgggtcgagaagatcccctggaaaaggaaatggcaaccaactccagtattctcgcctggagaattctaaggacaaaggagcctcagatcagatcagatcagtcgctcagtaggctacaattcatggggggTCACAAatggtcggacacaactgagcaactaagactcttactttcacttttcccaatgcaggaggcccaggttcgatccctggtcggggaactaaggtcccacatgacATGGGGAGAGATAAGGGCCAGATTCAAGATGGACTGAACTCTGGTGTCACCTCTGAACCGGTTGTCATGCACTCATTCAAGCAGATGGCTTGGGGCTCCCCTCCGTGCTGACCTGACCGGCAGCGGAGCGTGGTCCCTGCCCCCCTTCAAGGGGTGGGAGGAAAGTAAAGAGTGGGGGGTGGGCGTGGAGGGGGAGTAAAGGGAGTGGGGgaagtggaggggaggggaaagtgAAGGGGCAGGGCTTCTTGAACCTACACTGGGACTCCCCATGGCTAAGAGAAGCAGCCACACGCCTGTTCCCTCTTGTCCTTGTGTGTCCTCTGAgcccctgggtgggggtggggggcaggcggGCCCCCCAGAGGGAGCCAGGGAGCTCCAGGGACGGAAGGGCACCCACCTCGGACATGTTTATGCTCCAGATGTTGTTTCGGACCTTAGGGGTGGCCAGTTCCCGTAGGCGGTTGGACGCTCGATACTCCAAGGTAGACCGCGGAATGGGCCAGATAGAAGTGGTCCTAAGGGAGAGCCTAAGTCTGAGACCCCAGCCAACCCGGGGGCCGTGTCTGTGTGTAGCTGAGACCCTGGCCCTGCAGGAAGATGTGTCTGTGCACACATATGCGACTCCTCTCTGATTCTGGGgttcaggggagcctggtgcagaAGAGGGTTTTCTAATCCCTCCAAGATGAGTCCTTAAAAGACCCCTAACAGAGCCCCACCTTCCTTTCAAGGATGGAGCAATGCTCTCCTGGGTCAtaccctccctgccacccccacagCCCCCGCCATCAGGATGGGGTCAGGAGGTGGACCAAAGGGATGAAGTGAGCCCTGCCTgcccctcaaactcatgtctcaaCTCTGCCTCTGCCCCAGAAACAGCCTTATTTCATTGATCCGAGGCcaattcctcttttattttcacctCTGTGAGCCTGGCATGCAGTTCTGTAATCTGGGGTGATCTCTGTGTGACCTGTAATCTAGGGTGAGGCTGGAATGAAGCAGATAAATGCTGTCAGCCCAACAGAAGGCCCAGTGCCCTCCCCTCCGGGGCGAGCATGACAAAACTGTTTGTATGGAGGTCACTCCAGATCACAGGTCCCACAGAGGTCACCCTGGATTACTGGTCCCTCAGAGGTACCTCCATACTATGCTCTGACCAGCATTAAGGGGAAAAGCTGTTGTCACAAGACCGGCACAGAGCCAGTGGCTGGAACCAGTTAACACCCGTAAGTGGGACTCCCCTCAGTCACTTATCTTTCCATGTGTGAGTGAGAGATAAAAGCAGAGTCTGTGTGGAATAACTTCAGACCCCACATTGGCCATCATGGAAGCCCCATGTGCTAAGACAGAGTCGCACCAGGAGGCAGGCACCTAAAACTGTAAATCTCACAGCCACCCGCTGCCTAGGGGACTCGAGCACCTGCCTTGAGACCCACCAGCATCCCATCCCGTCTGGGCCACTGGGCCTCAAAGGCTTGGTGCCCAAGGCCCAGGCCGCGCGGATGGTCACCTGGCCCCCAGACCTGGGCCCTCCCCTGCTACAACACCCCGATGGAGAGAGGTCTCTGCCCATAACCCCCTACCTGTTGTTGTTGTAATACTCCGAGTAGAACCTCTTGGGTCGGGCCAGCTCCTCCACCCGGCGGGACACCTCTGCACAAAAGGAGAAGCAGCTGCCCTAGAAAgctgccctcccctcccacctagGGCTCTCTTCCTCCTGACCTGGCTTCATACCAGGTGACAGCTCATACCAGACACCCCCACTGGGGACCACAGGACACATGAGGGGGGTTGCTCAGGCCCCTCGGCTCCTTGGCCCTACTGTGGATTTGGGCCTGAAGTCAGGATGGGCCTGGGCTTGAAGGGGCCTCCGTGCtaactgggggtggggagaattcTAAACCTGAGTGAGAACTTGCCCTGAGGCTCTGAGTGTCTCTCCAGATACAAGCTCTGGAAAGGAAGGGGTCTTTTGTGAGGTTCATACTGACACCACTTTGGCTGAGATGCAAACTGCGATTTCCCCTGGAGAGTttgctcccacccctcccccaggaccAACCTCCAGCTAGGAGAGGAGACACCCTCCCTGGAAGACTGGGGGGACACTCCTGAAAGACAGGGGAGGGGCAGTCCCACAGGGGCCCTGAGAGGCTTGGGCCTGGGAGGCCCCAAAGTCTACCCTATCAGAGCCAGGCACAGGTCAGGGTGAGATAGGGGCAACCGGGCCATAGGCACCAGGCCAGCCCCAGTCCCCACTCCAGCACCCCCACAAAGAAGCACAGGCAAAGGACAGGTGGACCTACCGGGCACTGTGATGGTGAGGGTGGTGTCCTCGAGAAATCTCTCTGTCCAGTACACGGATGGCCTGGAACATAGCCAGCAGGGGTCATGAGGGGAGCCAGCCCCAGCGGGTGTACCCCACTCAGAAGCAGAGCTCAGGGCACCCCATGAACACAAACAGTGGGAGGAGTGCAACTagagggggagaaagggagatAGCAAGTGGATGGCAGCAGAGGCCGGTCAGAGAGGAACAAGACAGGGAGGCCTTAGGGGCACGGGAGAGCATAAACTATTTAGCAAGGCTGGTATTCAGAGAAAGAGGGAGCTGGGAAAAAAAGAGGCATAACTGAGAAGGGAGCCCAGGCGGTACTGGCATAGACCCACctcaggcaggggctggggtccAGAGCTCCGGGTGGAACTGAGAATCCTGGGGTAGGGCCCAGTGCAGAGCCCTCAGCGATCCCCCACCCAGGAGAGGAGGGGGCCCCAGACTCACCAGTAGATACAGAACTGCAGGCTCCGCATGCGCGGGGACACCCAGGCATGGCCCCTGCAGCAGCACCCCATCCTGCGGGAGACAGGCCTGCCAGCCTCCGCACTGGGCTCTGCTGGACCAGGTCGGTCTGGGGCTGCTGCACATCCCCTCTCAgactgccccccaccaccaccacacccacCAGGCCAGCTGCCCGCCGGCCCGTTGCCTCACCTGTCTTTTAAGATTTGCCAGTTGGTCTTGGGCTTCGCCAGCTCAAAGAGCcgcctcctcttctttctctctgggcTCGTTGAGGTGCGAGGGATCCTCTGGGAGATGGAGAGCCGCCTGGGGGGAGGTGGATGGTGAGGTCGAGCCCTTGCTCCCCGAGCCGGCAGCCccacccttctgctcctgccccgtCCTCTAGAGGAGAACCCTGCACCACCAAGACCTGGTCTGAAATTGTAGCTCTGCCACCAGCCAGTCCCTCAATTCCCCACTGCTGGGCCCCAAAGGCGATGCTGAGCCAGAGCGAGTGCCCCCAGGAAGCCCCCAAGAGCCCCAGACATCCCGTCTCCCCTCCTGGCTCAGACGAACTCCCCAAGCCCCACCCACGCCCCCATTCCCCTGCCTGACCAGCCACATCACATGCCATCTGTGTACTCGTCACACCAGCTCTGTGGGAGCTGGAAATCAATGTGCCTGGAGGGCAAAGGCCCCGTCTGTGTCCAAGGAGATGTGTGCTGACCCAGGAGTAGGGGCTGAGGGCTTCCAGCCAAGGAACCCAGGCATATCCCAGGGCACAGGGTCCCACAGGTAGGAGGGAGCACCCACTCATTTTCCGGTGTCCTCCTCTCACCCAAAAACATTTCTGGTGATTTGTGGTACTTGGAAAGATTTCAGCTTTAGAGCTTCATTTTCTGTCTGTGGATGGCTGCTCACAACCTCTCAACTCTGCCATCTGACTTCTGCCCGCTCCAAGTCTCCTGCCACATGGACAGGGGCGGTTTGCCAACATCCTCCTCAGGGCAGCAAGGAGCTGACCCCTTCACACTTAAGAGTGAGG
The nucleotide sequence above comes from Bos indicus isolate NIAB-ARS_2022 breed Sahiwal x Tharparkar chromosome 7, NIAB-ARS_B.indTharparkar_mat_pri_1.0, whole genome shotgun sequence. Encoded proteins:
- the SPMAP2 gene encoding sperm microtubule associated protein 2 isoform X1, encoding MGDHQQNSFYNHHTSEAEDQPEKGQDDVSLGLQGTIYENVGSKDPKFQGLDDRDLKLEDQEEEIPPEEVAGEESVDAQNPEEALLELERVLEKDVEEGVPEMRRLSISQRIPRTSTSPERKKRRRLFELAKPKTNWQILKDRMGCCCRGHAWVSPRMRSLQFCIYWPSVYWTERFLEDTTLTITVPEVSRRVEELARPKRFYSEYYNNNRTTSIWPIPRSTLEYRASNRLRELATPKVRNNIWSINMSEVSQVSRAAQMAIPSSRIIRLAKPKAPATLLEEWDPVPKPKPHVSDYNRLLHLAMPKVQSEKCVPDRDPRWEVLEVTKKAVASPRILSLAKPRVRKDLNEGYDPSHVSPAALVAQASPRLYELATPKTITKKA
- the SPMAP2 gene encoding sperm microtubule associated protein 2 isoform X3 — encoded protein: MPNTTEKSCQMPRCRETQGSVCLPEEAPPRMSVGRGVRTRLGDSTAEQQKGTSRRLSISQRIPRTSTSPERKKRRRLFELAKPKTNWQILKDRMGCCCRGHAWVSPRMRSLQFCIYWPSVYWTERFLEDTTLTITVPEVSRRVEELARPKRFYSEYYNNNRTTSIWPIPRSTLEYRASNRLRELATPKVRNNIWSINMSEVSQVSRAAQMAIPSSRIIRLAKPKAPATLLEEWDPVPKPKPHVSDYNRLLHLAMPKVQSEKCVPDRDPRWEVLEVTKKAVASPRILSLAKPRVRKDLNEGYDPSHVSPAALVAQASPRLYELATPKTITKKA